The Reichenbachiella carrageenanivorans region TCCTTCGGTTGCTTCTCCAATTTGGATTTCTTTTATGGTTACCCCCATTTTACATCCGCCATTGAAGGTCGCACCAGACTCTACAATGAGCTTGTTGGTGATGATGTCTCCGTTGATCACAGCCGACGGCTTGAGGATCAACAGTTCGGATACCTCTACCTTACCAGTCACATGACCAGCGATTTCGGCGTTTTGTGCGATCAAGTTGCCTTCGATATGACAGGAATGCCCACAGGCTGCTTTCGACTTGGTTTTCACATTTCCTACGATCTTTCCTTCGATTCGGATGTTTCCATAGGTCTCGATGTCTCCAGTAAGAAGGGCTCCCTTGCCTATAATATTACTAGAATTGCTAAGTTCTTCCACTTCTTTGATTTCTTGCTTATTATTAAACATAAGTACAGGTGTTTATTAAAATCTAATCAATTCCTCTGGGTTAATGGGATTGCCATTGTACCACAGTTCAAAATGCAAATGCGGGCCAGAGGTTAGTTCACCAGTGTTTCCAATGATGGATATCACTTCTCCCGTGGTTACAAAATTACCT contains the following coding sequences:
- a CDS encoding bactofilin family protein; translated protein: MFNNKQEIKEVEELSNSSNIIGKGALLTGDIETYGNIRIEGKIVGNVKTKSKAACGHSCHIEGNLIAQNAEIAGHVTGKVEVSELLILKPSAVINGDIITNKLIVESGATFNGGCKMGVTIKEIQIGEATEGKSKLLKAE